In Deinococcus sp. QL22, the following are encoded in one genomic region:
- a CDS encoding ATP-binding cassette domain-containing protein has product MERILVIGTTGSGKTTLARAIAGRLGLPHGEQDVWNHQPNWQAALTQQFRAEVAAFTAQSAWVMDGNYSKARDIGWARADTLVWLDYSGQVVFWRLLTRTVRRVVSQQELWNGNRESLRGQFSRESVLPWFFRTHWKRQRETPQQISQFPHLRVIRLRSPGAAEAWVRSLDSANPQP; this is encoded by the coding sequence ATGGAGCGCATCTTGGTCATCGGAACTACAGGCAGTGGCAAAACCACGTTGGCGCGGGCCATCGCCGGGCGTCTGGGCCTGCCACACGGCGAGCAGGATGTCTGGAACCATCAACCCAACTGGCAGGCCGCGCTCACACAGCAGTTCCGGGCAGAGGTCGCCGCATTTACGGCCCAGAGTGCCTGGGTCATGGACGGCAACTACAGCAAGGCGCGGGACATTGGCTGGGCGCGAGCCGATACTCTGGTGTGGTTGGATTATTCGGGGCAGGTAGTGTTCTGGCGCTTGCTGACGCGAACCGTGCGGCGAGTCGTGTCACAGCAGGAACTCTGGAACGGCAACCGCGAAAGTCTGCGTGGGCAGTTTTCGCGGGAAAGTGTCCTGCCGTGGTTCTTCCGTACGCACTGGAAACGTCAGCGCGAAACGCCCCAGCAGATCTCCCAGTTTCCGCATCTGAGGGTCATTCGGTTGCGTTCGCCGGGAGCGGCTGAGGCCTGGGTGCGGTCTTTGGATTCAGCCAATCCTCAGCCCTGA
- a CDS encoding NADH-quinone oxidoreductase subunit 15, with protein MAHATDGQLYSAWIDLLGWLDAEASARGLTFTKIADFPDYIYRMERPYDLPTTVMSVSVGTGGQPLLVAAVSPRHVDLKGISLRLMGGSKHWHLHAGPEGGLWEGKRAFTRERLGLLLTGAVQGVA; from the coding sequence ATGGCACATGCAACTGACGGGCAACTGTACTCCGCTTGGATAGACCTGCTGGGCTGGCTCGATGCCGAGGCCTCTGCGCGTGGCCTGACCTTCACCAAAATTGCCGATTTTCCCGATTACATCTACCGGATGGAACGCCCCTACGACCTGCCCACTACCGTGATGAGCGTCAGTGTGGGCACGGGCGGGCAACCGCTGTTGGTGGCCGCCGTCAGCCCGCGTCATGTGGATCTCAAAGGAATCAGCCTGCGCCTGATGGGCGGCAGCAAACACTGGCATCTGCACGCAGGGCCGGAAGGCGGCCTCTGGGAAGGCAAACGCGCCTTTACGCGGGAGCGGTTAGGCCTGTTACTGACGGGAGCGGTGCAGGGCGTAGCGTAG
- a CDS encoding divergent PAP2 family protein, with amino-acid sequence MNTFAELLGNRWLLTAVLASTGAQVLKVLLILMIERRWRPAAFMETGGMPSSHSAMVAALTTGIGLTQGVGSPLFAASAVFALIVMYDATGVRHSSGMQARLLNELVDELRAVVREGFAPLPLRVLLGHTYLEVGIGTLLGVGAGFLAFTVF; translated from the coding sequence GTGAATACGTTCGCTGAACTTCTCGGAAACCGCTGGTTGCTGACGGCTGTGCTGGCCTCTACGGGCGCACAGGTTCTCAAAGTGCTGCTCATTCTGATGATCGAGCGGCGCTGGCGGCCCGCTGCCTTCATGGAAACGGGCGGCATGCCCAGCAGTCACTCGGCCATGGTGGCGGCGCTGACCACGGGCATCGGCCTGACCCAGGGTGTGGGCAGCCCCCTGTTTGCGGCCAGTGCCGTCTTTGCCCTGATCGTGATGTACGACGCCACCGGAGTCCGCCACAGCAGCGGTATGCAGGCCCGCCTTCTCAACGAACTGGTCGATGAACTGCGGGCCGTGGTGCGCGAAGGCTTTGCGCCCTTGCCACTGCGGGTGTTGCTGGGCCACACCTATTTAGAAGTTGGAATCGGCACGCTACTGGGCGTAGGGGCGGGATTTCTGGCATTTACGGTGTTCTAG
- a CDS encoding bifunctional 5,10-methylenetetrahydrofolate dehydrogenase/5,10-methenyltetrahydrofolate cyclohydrolase — translation MIDGSPVSSARPLPGPPAAAALLAETAARAARLDSPPHLSIVRLGEDPASVSYVRGKDRKAREVGLQSTVYALPETTSQADLLGLVARLNADPDVNGILVQLPLPAHVSEQAVLHAIDPRKDVDGFHPVNVGELWAGRPVLAPCTPAGIMYMLGHYSIPVAGARAVIVGRSHIVGRPLAAMLLNAHATVTIAHSRTPDLGAVTREADLLFAAVGRAHLITPDMVKPGATVVDVGINRVVNAEGKGHLTGDVHPDVAAVAGALTPVPGGVGPLTIAQLLANTVTAAEMQRAARA, via the coding sequence GTGATCGACGGCTCTCCCGTCTCCTCCGCTCGCCCGTTGCCGGGGCCGCCCGCTGCCGCCGCATTGCTGGCTGAGACGGCAGCCCGTGCTGCACGGCTGGACTCGCCCCCACATCTGTCTATCGTGCGGCTGGGAGAAGACCCCGCCAGCGTCAGCTATGTGCGTGGCAAAGACCGTAAGGCGCGGGAAGTCGGCCTGCAGAGCACGGTCTATGCGCTGCCCGAAACCACCTCGCAGGCCGACTTGCTGGGGCTGGTGGCCCGCCTGAACGCCGATCCTGATGTCAACGGTATTCTGGTGCAGTTGCCCTTGCCCGCCCATGTCTCCGAACAGGCCGTGCTGCACGCCATAGACCCGCGCAAGGATGTGGACGGGTTTCATCCGGTGAATGTGGGCGAGCTGTGGGCAGGTCGCCCCGTGCTGGCCCCCTGCACGCCTGCCGGGATCATGTACATGCTGGGCCACTACAGCATTCCTGTGGCTGGGGCGCGGGCCGTGATCGTGGGCCGCAGCCACATCGTCGGGCGACCTTTGGCGGCCATGCTCCTGAATGCCCACGCCACCGTCACTATTGCCCACAGCCGCACCCCCGATCTGGGCGCAGTGACCCGTGAAGCCGATCTGCTGTTTGCCGCTGTGGGCCGCGCCCACCTGATCACGCCCGACATGGTGAAGCCCGGAGCTACCGTCGTGGATGTGGGCATCAACCGAGTGGTGAATGCAGAAGGCAAGGGCCATTTGACGGGGGATGTGCATCCTGACGTGGCGGCGGTGGCGGGTGCATTGACCCCGGTGCCGGGCGGCGTCGGGCCACTGACCATCGCGCAACTGCTGGCAAATACAGTCACTGCTGCAGAAATGCAGCGTGCTGCACGCGCCTAG
- the nusB gene encoding transcription antitermination factor NusB, with protein MTRRREKANQPVGTRRAAREFAFRTLFQADRGDLPLNDVFVRAEGDMREGDDTFPQLAPDAVTFARELVDGLVTHRDSIDQTLRQTIRGWSFDQMAQTDLNVLRLATFEMMYTGTAHPPVIESAVRIARKFGGDDSGRFVNGVLAGLSRTLQTAPAVPSVEGGTEAEADE; from the coding sequence TTGACCCGCCGCCGTGAGAAGGCCAACCAACCCGTCGGCACCCGCCGCGCCGCTCGCGAATTTGCTTTCAGGACGCTGTTTCAGGCGGATCGGGGCGACTTGCCCCTGAACGACGTGTTTGTCCGGGCAGAGGGCGACATGCGCGAGGGCGACGATACGTTTCCGCAACTGGCCCCCGACGCCGTGACCTTTGCCCGCGAACTGGTAGACGGCTTGGTCACGCACCGGGATTCGATAGACCAGACCCTGCGCCAGACCATTCGCGGCTGGAGCTTCGATCAGATGGCGCAAACCGATCTGAACGTGCTGCGCCTGGCAACCTTCGAGATGATGTACACGGGCACGGCACACCCGCCAGTCATTGAGAGTGCTGTGCGGATTGCCCGTAAATTTGGCGGCGACGATTCGGGAAGGTTCGTCAACGGCGTGCTGGCGGGCCTGAGCCGCACCCTGCAAACCGCGCCTGCTGTGCCCAGTGTGGAAGGCGGCACGGAAGCCGAGGCCGACGAGTGA
- a CDS encoding Asp23/Gls24 family envelope stress response protein yields the protein MANNTPQPEVEISRNVLTDIAQATLEGIEGIEVAHASLNVGEVLRNQGNPRRPRALKVTREGQAVTVDVGLNIEFGRNLTGLAAQAQRAVSENVELMTGLKVKAVNVTVLDVTLPKGGHA from the coding sequence ATGGCGAACAACACCCCCCAACCCGAAGTCGAAATTAGCCGCAACGTCCTGACCGATATCGCGCAGGCCACGCTGGAAGGCATAGAGGGCATAGAAGTCGCCCACGCCTCGCTGAACGTGGGCGAAGTGCTCCGGAATCAGGGCAACCCGCGTCGCCCCCGCGCCCTGAAAGTGACCCGCGAAGGGCAGGCCGTGACAGTGGACGTGGGCCTGAATATCGAATTTGGCCGCAACCTGACCGGACTGGCTGCGCAGGCCCAGCGGGCTGTCTCCGAGAATGTAGAACTGATGACGGGCCTGAAAGTCAAAGCTGTGAACGTGACCGTGCTGGACGTTACTTTGCCCAAAGGCGGCCACGCTTGA
- the ligA gene encoding NAD-dependent DNA ligase LigA, which yields MDAVPTGSSDPALSDTLNDVLHARYLTLRAEVDHHNRAYHEQDEPEIPDSEYDALARELRALEAAHPEWAAAFASAGVSPAQAVGGAPSTAFQPVNHPTPMTSLDNVFDDAELGEWREKLARSLNLPADTDTFTFTGELKIDGLSVNLYYKDGELQWAATRGNGVTGEIVTAQVQTVPGIPSHLPGLTGELEVRGEVYMSRADFAAYNAQAEELGTPLLKNPRNGAAGALRQKDPEMTRTRNLKAIFYSLGKRDGVQAETQYEVLAWLADRGFPVSHYSERLTGIDAAAEYHRRMTANRAQFEFDADGTVLKLDPLNLQNEAGFTSRAPRWAIAYKFPVEEVETVLEEIVVNVGRTGKLAPLAHLEPRLIEGSTVSRATLHNEDYIRDMDLRIGDTVVVRKSGGVIPQIMRVLPEKRPEGAQPYAFPTQCPQCGHEAVRTEGDANTYCPNPACPAQQFERIRYFVSRGAMDVRGIGEKLVAQLIESGLVRDAADLYRLTAEQISALDRSGDKKAQNILAQLEASKTRPLWRLINALGMSGVGERNAQGLARALGTLDGVLAATPEQIGAISGMGDTLAQSVTAALADPNMQDMIRRLRDAGLNPVEEATLRTDQLKGLNFVITGTLNQPREAIKATLEAAGGRVTGSVTGKTSYLIAGADAGSKLARAQELEIAVLDEPGLAALLEEKGV from the coding sequence ATGGATGCTGTGCCCACCGGGAGTTCTGACCCTGCCCTCTCCGATACCCTGAACGACGTGTTGCACGCCCGCTATCTGACGCTCAGGGCCGAGGTGGATCACCACAACCGGGCCTACCACGAGCAAGATGAACCCGAAATTCCGGACAGCGAATACGACGCGCTGGCCCGTGAACTCCGCGCCCTGGAAGCCGCGCACCCGGAGTGGGCCGCCGCCTTTGCCAGTGCGGGCGTCAGTCCGGCTCAGGCGGTGGGGGGCGCACCCAGCACGGCCTTCCAACCCGTGAACCATCCCACACCCATGACCAGTCTGGACAATGTCTTTGATGACGCCGAGCTGGGCGAATGGCGTGAAAAGCTGGCGCGTTCGCTGAACTTGCCCGCCGACACCGACACCTTCACCTTTACGGGCGAACTGAAAATAGACGGACTGAGTGTGAATCTGTACTACAAGGACGGCGAATTGCAGTGGGCAGCCACACGCGGCAACGGCGTGACCGGCGAAATTGTGACGGCGCAGGTGCAGACCGTGCCGGGCATTCCCAGCCATCTTCCCGGCCTGACCGGAGAACTGGAAGTGCGCGGCGAGGTGTACATGAGCCGCGCCGATTTTGCTGCCTACAACGCGCAGGCCGAGGAACTGGGCACGCCGCTGCTGAAAAACCCGCGCAATGGAGCCGCCGGAGCCCTGCGCCAGAAAGACCCGGAAATGACGCGCACCCGCAACCTCAAGGCTATTTTTTATTCGCTAGGCAAGCGCGATGGCGTGCAGGCCGAAACCCAATATGAAGTGCTGGCGTGGCTGGCAGATCGGGGCTTTCCCGTCAGCCACTATTCCGAGCGCCTGACGGGAATAGACGCCGCCGCCGAGTACCACCGCCGCATGACGGCCAACCGCGCCCAATTCGAATTCGACGCCGACGGCACCGTGCTGAAGCTCGATCCGCTGAACCTGCAGAACGAGGCCGGATTTACCAGCCGTGCGCCGCGCTGGGCCATCGCGTACAAGTTTCCGGTAGAAGAAGTGGAAACCGTACTGGAAGAGATTGTGGTGAACGTGGGCCGTACCGGAAAACTGGCTCCACTGGCGCATCTGGAGCCGCGCCTAATTGAAGGCAGTACGGTCAGCCGCGCCACGCTGCATAACGAGGATTACATCCGCGACATGGATTTGAGGATCGGGGATACGGTGGTGGTGCGTAAATCGGGCGGCGTGATTCCGCAAATTATGCGTGTACTGCCAGAAAAACGGCCCGAAGGCGCACAGCCCTACGCCTTCCCCACGCAGTGTCCCCAGTGCGGCCATGAAGCCGTGCGAACCGAGGGCGACGCCAACACCTATTGCCCCAACCCGGCCTGCCCCGCCCAACAATTCGAGCGCATCCGCTATTTCGTGTCTCGCGGCGCGATGGATGTGCGCGGCATCGGGGAAAAGCTGGTGGCGCAACTGATCGAAAGCGGGCTGGTGCGCGATGCCGCCGACCTGTACCGCCTGACCGCCGAGCAGATCAGCGCTCTAGACCGCAGCGGCGACAAGAAAGCCCAGAATATTCTGGCGCAACTGGAAGCCAGCAAAACCCGCCCCCTGTGGCGACTGATCAACGCGCTGGGCATGAGTGGTGTGGGCGAGCGCAATGCTCAGGGGTTGGCACGGGCGTTGGGCACGCTGGACGGTGTGCTGGCCGCTACCCCAGAGCAGATCGGCGCGATTTCCGGCATGGGCGACACGCTGGCGCAGAGTGTGACCGCCGCTCTGGCCGACCCCAACATGCAGGACATGATTCGCCGTCTGCGCGATGCAGGCCTGAACCCCGTTGAAGAAGCCACGCTGCGTACCGACCAACTGAAGGGTCTGAATTTTGTGATCACGGGCACCCTGAACCAACCCCGCGAGGCCATCAAAGCCACGCTGGAAGCCGCCGGGGGCCGCGTGACGGGCAGCGTGACGGGCAAAACCAGTTACCTGATTGCCGGAGCCGACGCCGGAAGCAAGCTGGCCCGCGCCCAGGAGCTGGAGATTGCGGTGCTGGATGAACCAGGGCTGGCGGCACTGTTGGAGGAGAAGGGAGTGTAG
- a CDS encoding BMP family protein, which produces MKKCLTLALALTTSLAAAQGALRVGMAYDAGGKADKSFNQSAYEGSQRAVKTMGIQVKDFEPSDPSQVIQGIRSFATEGFDLTIGVGFANNASISQVAKANPDLYFGLIDDVSAEKNVASLVFKEEEGSYLVGYLAALNSSTGVLGFVGGMDIPLIHKFEAGYIAGAKAANPKVKVFAQYVGTTPDAWNNPGKAKEIAASMRSRGADVIFAAAGGSGNGVIDYIKQTQCLKAGNLPSGVKFSTNNFANVGKSASYKNACAGNTRPMFFIGVDSNQNYLGDFDKNPATLNHGLTSMLKRVDNAVYALIRDVKADNFKGGERRFGLKEGGVGYAVDAYNKGLITSTQVARVEAVKAQIISGKIKVPNK; this is translated from the coding sequence ATGAAGAAATGCCTGACCCTTGCCCTCGCCCTGACCACCAGCCTCGCCGCCGCGCAGGGCGCTCTACGCGTGGGCATGGCCTACGATGCAGGCGGAAAGGCCGACAAGAGCTTTAACCAGAGCGCCTACGAAGGCAGCCAGCGGGCCGTGAAAACGATGGGCATTCAGGTCAAGGACTTCGAACCCAGCGATCCCAGCCAGGTCATTCAGGGCATTCGCTCGTTTGCCACCGAAGGCTTTGACCTGACCATCGGTGTGGGCTTTGCCAACAACGCCAGCATCAGCCAGGTCGCCAAGGCGAACCCTGATCTGTACTTCGGCCTGATCGACGACGTGAGCGCCGAGAAAAACGTCGCCAGCCTCGTGTTCAAGGAAGAAGAAGGCAGCTACCTCGTGGGCTACCTCGCCGCCCTGAACAGCAGCACCGGCGTCCTCGGCTTCGTGGGCGGCATGGACATTCCCCTGATTCACAAGTTCGAAGCGGGCTACATCGCGGGTGCAAAAGCCGCCAACCCCAAAGTCAAAGTGTTCGCCCAGTACGTGGGCACCACCCCCGACGCCTGGAACAACCCCGGCAAGGCCAAAGAAATCGCGGCCAGCATGCGTTCTCGCGGCGCTGACGTGATCTTTGCAGCAGCAGGTGGCAGCGGCAACGGCGTCATCGACTACATCAAGCAGACCCAGTGCCTGAAGGCGGGCAACCTGCCCAGCGGCGTGAAGTTCAGCACCAACAACTTTGCCAACGTGGGCAAGAGCGCCAGCTACAAGAACGCCTGCGCTGGCAATACCCGCCCCATGTTCTTTATCGGCGTGGACAGCAACCAGAACTACCTCGGCGACTTCGACAAGAACCCCGCCACCCTGAACCACGGCCTGACCTCGATGCTCAAGCGCGTAGACAATGCTGTATACGCCCTGATCCGTGACGTCAAAGCCGACAACTTCAAGGGCGGAGAGCGCCGTTTCGGTCTGAAGGAAGGCGGAGTCGGTTACGCGGTGGACGCCTACAACAAAGGCCTGATCACCAGCACGCAAGTGGCCCGTGTCGAAGCCGTCAAGGCCCAGATCATCAGCGGCAAGATCAAAGTTCCTAACAAGTAA
- a CDS encoding amino acid ABC transporter permease: MTKPVTTPRQQPMGGGTLLLWFGAAAAAFLLLFLLITIILRQLPDPIGPRADLFVEGARMTLMLTVVSGVIGLVLGVIAGIQKTSALWWVRLPASIFIWLVRGTPLLVQILFVYNAVPPLLAAVGIDLELNEFWSAVVALSLNVGAYNAEVVRAGILAIPPGQGEAARSLGLNGAQTMSTVVLPQALRVVVPPLVNNLVALLKDSSLASSIALLELTLAGSRVSSESFEPIPVLTTVAAVYLALTTVMTLFTDQLEKRVKVGSR, encoded by the coding sequence ATGACCAAACCCGTAACCACACCCCGTCAGCAGCCCATGGGCGGCGGTACACTCTTGCTCTGGTTCGGCGCTGCTGCAGCCGCTTTCTTGCTGCTCTTTTTGCTGATTACCATTATTTTGCGGCAACTGCCCGATCCGATTGGCCCCCGCGCCGACCTGTTCGTAGAGGGCGCCCGCATGACCCTGATGCTGACGGTGGTCAGCGGCGTGATTGGGCTGGTATTGGGGGTCATTGCAGGCATTCAAAAAACCAGTGCACTGTGGTGGGTACGTCTGCCCGCCAGCATTTTTATCTGGTTGGTGCGCGGTACACCGCTGCTGGTGCAAATCCTATTTGTCTACAACGCTGTGCCGCCTCTGCTGGCCGCTGTCGGCATCGATCTGGAACTCAATGAATTCTGGTCTGCTGTGGTGGCCCTGTCTCTCAACGTTGGCGCGTACAACGCCGAAGTTGTCCGGGCGGGCATCCTTGCCATTCCGCCTGGACAGGGCGAAGCCGCCCGCAGCCTGGGCCTGAACGGGGCACAAACCATGTCTACGGTGGTATTACCCCAGGCCCTGAGAGTCGTCGTGCCGCCGCTGGTCAATAACCTCGTGGCACTGCTCAAAGATTCTTCGCTGGCAAGTTCGATTGCTCTGCTGGAACTGACTTTGGCTGGGTCGCGCGTCAGCAGCGAGAGTTTTGAGCCTATTCCGGTGCTGACAACGGTGGCCGCCGTATATCTGGCCCTGACTACCGTGATGACCTTGTTTACCGACCAGTTGGAAAAACGGGTGAAGGTAGGCAGCCGCTAG